Proteins from one Syntrophorhabdaceae bacterium genomic window:
- a CDS encoding redox-sensing transcriptional repressor Rex — MAKYAKIPEATIRRLSSYLKCLEDLETKNEKVASSALLANMCNVNAAQVRKDFAYFGEFGVRGMGYNVKELKFNIKEILGINREWKIAVVGVGNMGSALLVYKDFLKQNYKIVAAFDIDPAKVIGHISERMGRPVEILHIDALKEVVKTRGVEIGIITTPPSEAQKVANLLVDANVKGILNFSPSPVTVPKNVKLRNLFFTSALDNLVYYLSN, encoded by the coding sequence ATGGCTAAATACGCAAAAATTCCTGAAGCGACGATACGCAGACTTTCCAGTTATCTGAAATGCCTGGAAGACCTTGAGACCAAGAATGAAAAGGTGGCATCGAGCGCCCTGCTTGCGAACATGTGCAATGTAAATGCCGCTCAGGTGAGGAAGGACTTCGCCTATTTCGGCGAGTTCGGCGTCCGGGGCATGGGGTATAATGTCAAGGAGCTGAAGTTCAATATAAAAGAAATACTGGGCATTAACCGGGAATGGAAGATTGCGGTGGTGGGCGTGGGCAACATGGGCAGCGCGCTCCTGGTATACAAGGATTTTCTGAAACAGAACTATAAGATCGTAGCCGCCTTCGATATCGATCCGGCGAAAGTAATCGGCCATATCTCGGAGCGGATGGGGAGGCCTGTGGAGATTCTCCATATAGACGCCCTCAAGGAGGTAGTCAAGACGCGGGGCGTGGAAATAGGGATTATTACGACCCCTCCCAGTGAGGCGCAAAAAGTGGCCAACCTCCTTGTGGATGCCAATGTGAAAGGTATTCTCAATTTCTCGCCTTCCCCTGTGACGGTACCCAAAAACGTGAAACTCCGGAATCTCTTTTTTACATCGGCACTCGACAATCTCGTCTATTACCTGTCAAACTGA
- a CDS encoding DUF948 domain-containing protein has translation MVDLFLIVITIILIAVAVIVIRVLIELREGIHIMRESARKTEESLVPVLDELRLSLQSLRHLTDDVGDVADDMKVFAGSVRQVGQNVKAVTNLVENIVETSTVSLAGMRVGLKVASRYVVSNFFRRKQT, from the coding sequence ATGGTAGACCTGTTTCTCATTGTTATCACGATCATTCTCATCGCGGTTGCCGTTATCGTAATCCGTGTCCTGATCGAGCTCAGGGAAGGCATCCACATTATGAGGGAGTCGGCACGGAAAACCGAAGAATCCCTCGTGCCCGTATTAGATGAATTGCGACTCTCGCTTCAGAGTCTGAGGCATTTGACTGACGATGTGGGAGATGTGGCGGACGATATGAAGGTCTTCGCGGGGTCGGTGCGGCAGGTCGGGCAGAACGTAAAGGCCGTTACGAACTTGGTGGAGAACATCGTCGAGACCTCTACCGTAAGCCTCGCCGGTATGAGGGTCGGCCTCAAAGTCGCGTCACGTTATGTGGTGAGTAATTTCTTCAGGAGAAAACAAACATAA
- a CDS encoding DUF4160 domain-containing protein has protein sequence MPELSRFLGIIIAMFYKDHAPPHFHAKYGEYEITVDIVEGVIHGEFPRRALSHVLEWYELHKNELLNDWELAGQGKPLDPIKPLE, from the coding sequence ATGCCGGAATTATCAAGATTTTTGGGAATTATAATCGCCATGTTCTATAAAGATCACGCTCCTCCTCATTTTCATGCGAAATACGGAGAATATGAAATAACCGTTGATATAGTCGAGGGAGTGATTCATGGTGAGTTCCCACGAAGAGCGCTGAGTCACGTGTTGGAGTGGTATGAGCTGCACAAGAATGAATTGCTCAACGACTGGGAATTGGCGGGTCAGGGAAAGCCGCTCGATCCTATCAAACCATTGGAGTAA
- a CDS encoding DUF2442 domain-containing protein — protein sequence MIPRVKEARYIKDFIIEIIFADGVEGKIDLRADLEGEIFEPLKDTSYFRLFIVHPDLHTLTWPNGADLAPEFLYQRIKEAA from the coding sequence ATGATACCAAGAGTGAAAGAAGCCCGGTACATAAAAGATTTCATAATCGAAATCATTTTTGCGGATGGGGTGGAAGGAAAAATCGATTTAAGAGCCGATCTGGAGGGAGAAATCTTCGAGCCCCTCAAGGATACAAGCTATTTTAGACTATTCATCGTCCATCCCGACCTTCACACCCTCACCTGGCCCAACGGAGCCGACCTCGCCCCCGAATTTCTTTATCAAAGAATAAAAGAAGCTGCATGA
- a CDS encoding glycosyltransferase, which yields MIFVTVGNSIKGVEFHRLIRKIDEIAGELEEEVVAQIGYIDEEPKHMKWFQYLNFMEILSFFKDASMIVGHGGVGTVLNAIAYKKPLILVPRSSEAGEHHDDHQMELALQLKGREGIFVVDRIEELKSVILKVSALLKERAIEPRFSPERERLLSFIRDYVSDNRRD from the coding sequence ATGATCTTCGTAACCGTGGGCAATTCCATAAAGGGCGTGGAGTTTCATCGCCTTATCCGGAAGATCGACGAGATCGCCGGCGAGCTCGAGGAGGAAGTGGTCGCCCAGATCGGCTATATCGATGAAGAGCCGAAGCATATGAAGTGGTTCCAATACCTCAATTTCATGGAGATCCTCTCCTTTTTCAAAGATGCATCGATGATCGTGGGCCACGGCGGGGTCGGCACAGTCCTTAACGCGATTGCGTACAAAAAACCTCTCATCCTCGTCCCGCGTTCGAGCGAGGCGGGCGAGCATCACGACGACCACCAGATGGAGCTGGCCCTGCAGCTCAAAGGCAGGGAAGGCATTTTCGTGGTCGATAGAATCGAAGAGCTGAAGTCCGTCATCCTCAAGGTGAGCGCACTATTGAAGGAAAGAGCCATAGAACCACGCTTTTCCCCGGAACGGGAGCGCCTTCTTTCTTTTATCCGGGACTATGTTTCAGATAATAGAAGAGACTGA
- a CDS encoding pyridoxal phosphate-dependent aminotransferase: protein MIISRDIERLIKDQEGWTRRMFEEGIRIKKLYGENSVYDFSLGNPDTEPPEALGKALVEAVLNPATGMHRYMSNNGYEDVREEIAQYLAEDRSLPFTSSHVFMTAGCAGGLNMIFRSIMNRGDEVIVPSPFFWEFKNYVHNAGGVPRFVETNLDFQLDIGNIEKAITPKTRAVLINSPNNPTGAVYSEESLKELAKLLYQKRSETGREIFIIADEAYRKLVYDGMTLPNLFKIYDLVLGVTSHSKDLALAGERIGYIAISPEIKDFQLLVSALTITIRTLGFVNAPALFQRIVGKFQRNSVSIADYEKKRDLLYDTLIDAGYECVKPTGAFYMFPKSPIPDELEFVRALQQDERIMVVPGRGFGREGYFRIAYCVPFEKVLGSLDGFRNIAKRYIEKG, encoded by the coding sequence ATGATCATTTCGAGAGACATTGAACGGCTCATAAAGGATCAGGAAGGCTGGACCCGGAGGATGTTCGAGGAAGGCATCAGGATTAAGAAGCTTTACGGGGAGAACTCAGTATACGATTTTTCTCTCGGCAATCCCGATACCGAGCCGCCCGAAGCACTCGGCAAGGCGCTCGTGGAGGCGGTTCTGAACCCCGCCACCGGAATGCACCGGTATATGTCCAACAACGGCTATGAGGATGTGCGCGAGGAGATCGCCCAATATCTGGCCGAAGACAGGAGCCTTCCCTTCACCTCTTCCCACGTGTTCATGACTGCCGGCTGCGCAGGCGGGCTCAATATGATCTTCAGGAGCATCATGAACAGGGGCGATGAAGTGATCGTGCCGAGCCCTTTTTTCTGGGAATTTAAAAATTATGTCCACAATGCGGGCGGGGTGCCCAGGTTCGTCGAGACCAACCTCGATTTTCAGCTCGATATCGGCAACATCGAAAAAGCGATCACACCAAAGACCAGGGCCGTGCTCATCAATAGCCCGAATAATCCCACGGGAGCGGTCTATAGCGAGGAGAGCTTGAAGGAGCTTGCGAAGCTCCTCTACCAAAAGAGGAGTGAGACAGGCCGCGAGATTTTTATCATCGCCGACGAGGCGTACCGGAAGCTCGTATACGACGGCATGACCTTGCCTAATCTCTTTAAGATCTATGACCTGGTTCTGGGTGTCACTTCCCATTCCAAGGACCTCGCCCTGGCAGGGGAGAGGATCGGCTATATCGCAATTTCGCCGGAGATAAAGGATTTTCAGCTCCTCGTGTCGGCCCTGACTATTACCATAAGGACCCTGGGCTTCGTAAACGCCCCCGCCCTCTTCCAGAGGATCGTGGGAAAATTCCAGAGAAATTCGGTCAGTATCGCCGATTATGAGAAGAAGAGGGATCTCCTCTATGACACCCTGATCGATGCGGGCTATGAATGCGTGAAGCCCACGGGCGCGTTTTACATGTTCCCCAAATCTCCCATACCTGATGAGCTTGAATTCGTGAGGGCCCTCCAGCAGGACGAGAGGATCATGGTGGTGCCCGGAAGGGGTTTCGGCAGGGAGGGTTATTTCAGGATTGCCTATTGCGTCCCCTTCGAGAAGGTGCTCGGCTCTCTCGACGGGTTCAGGAATATTGCGAAACGATATATTGAAAAGGGGTGA
- the dapB gene encoding 4-hydroxy-tetrahydrodipicolinate reductase produces MVKVIVTGAAGKVGSAILRLALADKDVEVTGVLETKGHPLVGKPVEGAVKSSPPVADDLAAMTPWCDVIIDFTGPEASLAHFRLAAAKGKAIVIGTTGFSDEALREMENTPGARAVISPNMSVGMNLMFDIVEKVSKTLQDDYDIEIVEMHHRLKKDSPSGTAVKLMEIAESARPDKDWQEVFGRKGLIGERKHNEIGVLALRGGDVVGEHTVMFAGTGERLEITHRAYSRDNFARGAILAAKWIADKGPGIYTMKNVLGL; encoded by the coding sequence ATGGTAAAGGTCATCGTCACCGGCGCGGCCGGAAAAGTAGGATCCGCCATATTGAGGCTCGCCCTGGCCGACAAGGACGTGGAGGTAACGGGCGTCCTGGAGACCAAGGGACATCCTCTTGTCGGCAAGCCCGTGGAAGGGGCGGTAAAGAGCTCGCCCCCTGTTGCCGATGATCTCGCCGCCATGACACCGTGGTGCGATGTAATCATAGACTTTACCGGACCGGAGGCCTCCCTTGCCCATTTCAGGCTTGCCGCGGCGAAGGGAAAGGCGATCGTGATAGGCACCACGGGCTTTTCCGACGAGGCCCTCCGGGAGATGGAAAACACCCCCGGCGCACGGGCCGTCATATCGCCCAACATGAGCGTCGGCATGAACCTCATGTTCGATATAGTGGAAAAGGTCTCGAAGACCCTGCAGGACGATTACGATATCGAGATCGTGGAGATGCACCACAGGCTGAAGAAGGACTCCCCCAGCGGGACCGCAGTAAAGCTGATGGAGATCGCCGAATCCGCCAGGCCCGATAAAGACTGGCAGGAGGTCTTCGGCAGAAAAGGTCTCATAGGGGAGAGAAAGCATAATGAGATAGGCGTCCTTGCCCTAAGGGGCGGGGACGTGGTGGGGGAGCACACGGTCATGTTCGCGGGCACAGGTGAAAGGCTCGAGATCACCCACAGGGCGTATTCGCGGGATAATTTTGCCAGGGGGGCTATTCTTGCGGCCAAGTGGATCGCGGATAAGGGGCCGGGCATCTATACCATGAAAAACGTCCTGGGTCTGTGA
- a CDS encoding DUF350 domain-containing protein: MWKILGNVIEIFVYSAVFMVVALVCLKVTGSIFTPDFEKKIVEEGNIGLAIVCGCLFIGLALVVSSVMR; the protein is encoded by the coding sequence ATGTGGAAAATTCTGGGCAACGTAATAGAGATTTTTGTATATTCCGCCGTATTTATGGTAGTGGCCCTTGTGTGCCTCAAGGTCACCGGCTCCATATTCACTCCCGATTTTGAAAAGAAGATCGTGGAAGAAGGTAATATAGGTCTTGCCATTGTCTGCGGCTGCCTGTTCATCGGTCTCGCTCTCGTTGTTTCTTCGGTCATGAGGTAA
- the bioD gene encoding dethiobiotin synthase yields MRALFVTGTDTGVGKTLASVSLAAYFSRIKGLSVGVMKPFETGLPLDRTEFFPCDAKSLKDASGSRDSLASINPCTFQKPLAPEAAALEEGKGIDLDATERICRDIVKNHDITIVEGAGGILVPIKENFFFQDLMKKWSLPVVVVARLGLGTINHTLLTCRSLESEGIRTIGVILNDSEGSSDVATRTNPGMLRKYLPVPLLGIMPYLEGFGDGGADLDRLGRMAATNLDVEAIYDGATLRSL; encoded by the coding sequence ATGAGGGCCCTTTTTGTCACCGGAACTGATACCGGTGTGGGCAAGACCCTTGCATCGGTGAGCCTCGCCGCCTATTTCTCAAGAATAAAAGGACTTTCAGTGGGGGTGATGAAGCCTTTCGAGACAGGCTTGCCTCTGGACCGGACTGAATTTTTCCCATGCGACGCGAAGTCCTTGAAAGATGCCTCAGGTTCCCGCGACAGCCTCGCATCCATAAACCCCTGTACATTCCAAAAACCCTTGGCCCCCGAGGCGGCGGCCCTGGAGGAGGGGAAAGGGATAGATCTGGACGCTACTGAGAGAATCTGCAGGGATATCGTGAAAAACCATGATATTACGATTGTGGAAGGGGCGGGGGGCATCCTCGTGCCCATAAAAGAGAATTTCTTCTTTCAGGACCTGATGAAAAAATGGTCCCTGCCCGTGGTGGTGGTGGCGCGGCTCGGTCTCGGTACGATCAACCATACCCTCCTTACCTGCCGCTCTCTTGAATCCGAGGGGATAAGGACGATAGGGGTAATCCTCAACGATTCCGAAGGTTCTTCAGACGTAGCGACCCGGACGAACCCCGGGATGCTCCGCAAGTATCTGCCCGTGCCCCTCCTCGGCATCATGCCCTACCTCGAAGGATTTGGCGACGGAGGGGCCGACCTTGACCGGCTCGGCCGTATGGCGGCAACGAATCTTGACGTAGAAGCTATTTACGATGGAGCAACTCTCCGATCTCTTTGA
- a CDS encoding methyltransferase domain-containing protein: MNEEVKVRDYFTRAAKEFDDIYDNRGGLLTRIANLVFRRGMAERFELAIGLCGSGDLTVLDIGCGAGRFTIPLAERGMKVLGIDYSPEMIRMAEHYVKVREIHGKSSLSINHICGDFLTTFPTDDKFDVTLAMGVFDYLKEPLPFLRKMKDVTKGRMIISFPSKFTPQMPIRKIWLATKDCPVYFYTKSDIQKLCTAAGLNKYEIIPIKAGYIVKAEI, from the coding sequence ATGAACGAAGAAGTTAAGGTAAGGGACTACTTTACCAGGGCTGCAAAGGAATTTGACGATATATACGACAATCGGGGAGGGCTTCTCACCCGGATCGCGAATCTGGTATTCAGGAGGGGCATGGCCGAGCGTTTCGAGCTGGCCATCGGCCTTTGTGGATCCGGCGATCTTACCGTCCTCGACATCGGGTGCGGCGCCGGAAGGTTCACTATCCCCCTGGCCGAGCGGGGCATGAAAGTGCTGGGCATCGATTACTCCCCTGAGATGATCCGCATGGCGGAGCATTATGTGAAAGTGCGGGAGATTCATGGTAAAAGCAGCCTCTCGATCAACCATATATGCGGTGATTTCCTCACTACTTTTCCGACAGATGATAAATTCGACGTCACCCTCGCCATGGGCGTCTTCGACTACCTGAAGGAGCCGCTCCCGTTCTTAAGGAAGATGAAGGATGTGACGAAGGGGAGGATGATCATCTCCTTTCCTTCCAAATTCACGCCCCAGATGCCCATCCGGAAGATATGGCTTGCGACAAAGGATTGTCCCGTATATTTTTACACCAAATCGGACATACAAAAGCTTTGCACGGCAGCGGGGTTGAATAAGTACGAGATTATCCCCATTAAGGCGGGTTACATTGTCAAAGCGGAAATTTAG
- a CDS encoding XrtA system polysaccharide deacetylase, translating into MVNILQIDVEDWYCDLEVSRWGSYEPRVEASTDKILSILEKTANRATFFILGHVAERFPGMVKRIADQGHEIGSHGYNHRRIPDQTPEEFAEDVARSVDLLEGITGQKVKGYRAPQFTVMKETLWALDILKKQGLEYDSSVFPVATPLYGLADAPLYPYKVDFANGGDGKGLMEIPLSIYRTPLVGKKVPVAGGFYFRFFPYFFVAHALRKLNKEGHVAVCYLHPWELDPGKPRVEGLKWYHYYRLASTEGKFRRLAQDFKFISTMEWIENERRS; encoded by the coding sequence GTGGTGAATATTCTTCAGATAGATGTGGAGGACTGGTACTGCGATCTTGAGGTGAGCCGGTGGGGAAGCTATGAGCCGCGGGTTGAGGCTTCTACCGATAAGATCCTCTCTATCCTTGAGAAGACGGCGAACAGGGCGACTTTTTTTATCCTCGGCCATGTGGCGGAGCGGTTCCCCGGGATGGTGAAAAGGATTGCGGACCAGGGCCACGAGATCGGCTCCCATGGATATAACCACAGGAGGATCCCGGATCAGACGCCCGAGGAGTTCGCGGAGGATGTAGCGCGGTCGGTCGATCTCCTGGAGGGGATCACGGGACAGAAGGTGAAGGGCTACAGGGCCCCCCAGTTTACGGTAATGAAGGAAACCCTCTGGGCCCTCGATATACTGAAAAAGCAGGGGCTTGAATATGACTCCAGCGTGTTCCCCGTGGCAACGCCCCTTTATGGGTTGGCCGATGCCCCTCTATATCCTTATAAAGTGGATTTCGCGAATGGGGGGGACGGCAAGGGGCTCATGGAGATTCCCCTTTCCATCTACAGGACACCCCTTGTGGGGAAAAAAGTCCCGGTGGCGGGGGGCTTTTACTTCAGGTTTTTCCCCTATTTCTTCGTTGCCCATGCCTTACGGAAGCTTAATAAGGAAGGGCATGTGGCGGTCTGCTACCTCCACCCCTGGGAGCTTGACCCGGGGAAACCCCGCGTGGAGGGCTTAAAGTGGTACCATTATTACCGGCTCGCGTCGACGGAAGGCAAATTTCGCAGGCTCGCCCAGGATTTTAAATTTATATCAACCATGGAATGGATCGAAAATGAACGAAGAAGTTAA
- a CDS encoding pyridoxal phosphate-dependent aminotransferase, whose amino-acid sequence MFEVGEKLKKEFGPENVFDFTLGNPIVEPPAKLKEELVRIVSSDIRGMHRYMTNSGYVEVREEIAAFYRERNGLAFTSNHIIMTVGAAGGINVALKALLDPGDEVIVPCPYFVEFRFYIENHGGVIKLVDTRDDFHLDVEKIREAITEKTKAIIVNSPNNPTGVVYDEKELKELAHLLKEKRRKGQRIILISDEAYRKIIYDGIAYPDMFKLYEDTVTVTSHSKDLALPGERIGYIAVSPLLSNVKTFIDAAIFANRILGFINAPAMMQRLVGKFQKNSVDIMDYQRKRDAVYTMLVDAGFEVVKPMGTFYIFPKSPIPDDIKFVRTMQKHHILGVPGIGFGKAGYFRLAYCVDMEVIEGSRRYFKEIGELLHRK is encoded by the coding sequence ATGTTCGAAGTGGGCGAAAAGCTGAAAAAGGAGTTCGGTCCGGAAAACGTCTTTGATTTCACTCTTGGCAACCCGATCGTCGAACCGCCGGCAAAGCTGAAGGAGGAGCTGGTGAGGATAGTATCGTCCGACATCAGGGGAATGCACCGGTACATGACGAACAGCGGATACGTTGAGGTGCGGGAAGAGATCGCGGCCTTCTATAGAGAGAGGAATGGTCTCGCCTTCACCAGTAACCATATCATTATGACCGTTGGGGCGGCGGGGGGCATCAACGTGGCCCTGAAGGCACTCCTCGATCCGGGCGACGAGGTGATCGTTCCCTGCCCCTATTTCGTGGAATTCAGGTTTTACATCGAAAACCATGGCGGCGTGATCAAGCTTGTGGATACGCGCGATGACTTCCACCTCGATGTGGAGAAAATAAGAGAGGCGATCACGGAGAAGACGAAGGCCATAATCGTGAATTCTCCCAACAACCCCACCGGGGTGGTGTACGACGAAAAGGAGCTCAAGGAGCTGGCCCACCTGCTCAAGGAAAAAAGACGGAAAGGCCAGAGGATCATATTGATCTCCGATGAGGCCTACAGGAAGATCATCTATGACGGCATCGCCTACCCCGATATGTTCAAATTGTACGAAGATACGGTGACCGTCACGTCCCACTCCAAAGACCTCGCCCTTCCCGGCGAAAGGATAGGCTATATCGCCGTGTCGCCCCTTCTCAGCAATGTGAAGACCTTTATCGATGCCGCCATATTCGCAAACAGAATACTCGGGTTCATCAACGCCCCGGCCATGATGCAGCGTCTTGTGGGAAAATTCCAGAAGAACAGCGTGGATATCATGGATTATCAGAGAAAGCGCGACGCCGTCTACACTATGCTGGTCGATGCGGGGTTCGAGGTGGTAAAGCCCATGGGCACCTTCTATATCTTTCCCAAATCTCCCATCCCTGATGATATTAAATTCGTGAGGACCATGCAGAAACACCACATTCTCGGAGTTCCCGGCATAGGCTTCGGCAAAGCGGGATATTTCAGGCTCGCCTACTGTGTGGATATGGAAGTCATCGAAGGATCACGGAGATATTTCAAAGAGATCGGAGAGTTGCTCCATCGTAAATAG